A DNA window from Mycobacterium sp. IDR2000157661 contains the following coding sequences:
- a CDS encoding cystathionine gamma-lyase has protein sequence MNGQYGDSTRSVNAVGAEPVPGEPVASPPVPAATYHLSSDEADPLDSYGRSSNPTWRRLEAALAELEGAATALVFGSGMAAVTSVLRVLAKPGVKLVVPADGYYQIRCYATEYLAPQGVTVVTANTEDMIAVSADADVVLAESPANPGLDVVDVHRLAMQCRSRGATLVVDNTTATPLGQQPLSLGADVVVASATKALSGHSDVIAGYAAGSHPELMAAVARERLLAGAILGAFEAWLVLRSLGTAGLRFERQCHNAAALAVALQSHSSVQTVRYPGLPDDPSYPVACAQMKRFGGLVAVEFEDAAAVHALVERSALLIASTSFGGIHSSVDRRARWGDPVGDGFARISLGIEDTDDLIADVEQALGR, from the coding sequence GTGAACGGTCAGTACGGCGATTCCACGCGTAGCGTCAACGCCGTTGGCGCCGAACCGGTTCCGGGAGAGCCGGTGGCCTCCCCGCCGGTCCCCGCGGCCACCTACCATCTGTCATCCGACGAGGCGGACCCGCTGGACAGTTACGGCCGTAGTTCCAATCCGACGTGGCGCCGCCTCGAGGCGGCGCTGGCCGAACTCGAGGGCGCAGCGACAGCCTTGGTGTTCGGGTCGGGCATGGCCGCCGTCACGTCGGTCCTGCGCGTGCTGGCCAAGCCCGGCGTCAAGTTGGTGGTGCCGGCCGACGGCTACTACCAGATCCGGTGCTACGCGACGGAATACCTTGCGCCGCAAGGGGTGACGGTTGTCACGGCGAACACCGAGGACATGATCGCCGTCTCGGCCGACGCAGATGTTGTGCTCGCCGAAAGCCCGGCCAACCCGGGCCTCGACGTCGTCGATGTCCACCGGCTGGCGATGCAGTGCCGCAGCCGGGGCGCGACGCTGGTCGTGGACAACACCACCGCCACTCCCTTGGGTCAGCAGCCCCTGTCGTTGGGTGCCGACGTGGTGGTCGCGAGCGCCACCAAGGCGCTGTCGGGGCACAGCGACGTGATCGCCGGCTATGCGGCAGGCAGTCATCCCGAGCTGATGGCGGCGGTGGCCCGCGAGCGGCTGTTGGCCGGCGCGATACTCGGCGCCTTCGAAGCCTGGCTGGTGCTGCGCAGCCTCGGCACCGCGGGACTGCGGTTCGAACGGCAATGCCACAACGCCGCCGCGCTCGCGGTGGCCCTGCAGTCCCACTCCTCGGTGCAGACCGTGCGGTATCCCGGCCTACCCGACGACCCGTCGTATCCCGTCGCGTGCGCGCAGATGAAGCGCTTCGGCGGGTTGGTCGCCGTCGAGTTCGAGGACGCGGCCGCCGTACATGCGCTGGTCGAGCGCAGCGCACTGCTCATCGCATCGACGAGTTTCGGGGGTATCCACAGCTCAGTGGACCGCCGCGCCCGCTGGGGCGACCCGGTCGGCGACGGCTTCGCACGCATCTCGCTGGGCATCGAGGACACCGATGACCTGATCGCCGACGTCGAGCAGGCGCTCGGACGGTAG
- a CDS encoding NUDIX hydrolase yields MPSSSKSRSAKGAVLAAGAVLWRPNGDPDDPQIALIHRPRYDDWSLPKGKVDPGETEPVAAVREVREETGYTAHLGRRLTSVSYPVEQGIKTVRYWAARRVRGEFTPNDEVDELKWLPVSEAMNQLGYKDDRKILRRFMKNPIDTKTVLIVRHGTAGSKSRYKGDDRLRPLDKKGRAQAESLVAVLLAYGADTLYSADRVRCVSTLEPLAEELGTTIQQEPLLTEEGYADNRKAARQRFLEIAACSGTPVISTQGKVIPDLIEWWCERDGVRPDKSRNRKGSTWVMSLHDGRLVAADHIGSPLATKK; encoded by the coding sequence GTGCCGAGTAGTTCCAAGTCGCGTTCGGCGAAGGGCGCCGTTCTCGCCGCCGGCGCCGTGCTGTGGCGGCCGAACGGGGATCCGGATGATCCGCAGATCGCCCTGATTCACCGGCCACGCTACGACGACTGGTCGCTGCCCAAGGGCAAGGTCGACCCCGGCGAGACCGAGCCCGTCGCGGCCGTGCGAGAAGTGCGCGAGGAGACCGGCTACACCGCCCATCTCGGTCGGCGACTGACATCCGTGAGCTACCCGGTCGAGCAGGGCATCAAGACAGTCCGCTACTGGGCGGCGCGCCGGGTGCGCGGCGAGTTCACACCCAACGACGAGGTCGACGAACTGAAGTGGTTGCCGGTCAGTGAGGCGATGAACCAGCTCGGGTACAAGGACGATCGAAAGATTCTGCGCCGCTTCATGAAGAACCCTATCGACACCAAGACGGTGCTGATCGTCCGGCACGGAACGGCAGGCAGCAAGTCCCGGTACAAGGGCGACGACCGGCTGCGCCCCCTGGACAAGAAGGGACGCGCACAGGCCGAATCGTTGGTCGCGGTGTTGCTCGCTTACGGCGCCGACACTCTCTACTCCGCCGACCGGGTCCGCTGCGTCTCGACACTCGAGCCGTTGGCCGAGGAACTCGGGACCACCATTCAGCAGGAGCCGCTGCTGACCGAGGAGGGCTACGCCGACAACCGTAAGGCGGCCCGGCAGCGGTTCCTGGAAATCGCGGCCTGCTCGGGCACACCCGTGATCTCCACGCAGGGCAAGGTGATTCCCGACCTCATCGAGTGGTGGTGTGAACGCGACGGCGTGCGCCCGGACAAGTCCCGCAACCGCAAGGGCAGCACCTGGGTGATGTCACTGCACGATGGGCGGCTGGTGGCCGCCGACCACATCGGCAGTCCGCTGGCCACCAAGAAGTGA
- a CDS encoding thiamine-phosphate kinase, which translates to MATDDELETLAQVGEFGVIDRLVARRSQPAAVALGPGDDAAVVYAADGRTVVSTDMLVADRHFRLDWSTPFDVGRKAIAQNAADIEAMGARTTAFVVAFGAPANTAAAQATELADGMWHEAETVGAGIVGGDLVSAPQWVISVTALGDLGGRDPVRRNGARPGDTVAMVGEPGRSAAGYALWCKGIGGFDGLRRRHLVPEPPYGQGLVAADAGATAMTDVSDGLLADLGHIAEASGVRIDLSGAALTGDRDAVADAAATLGADPWDWVLGGGEDHSLVATFPGRLPVGWRAIGRILDGAPEVLFDGAVWQGDPGWQSFD; encoded by the coding sequence ATGGCGACCGACGACGAGCTCGAGACCCTGGCGCAGGTGGGCGAATTCGGGGTGATCGACCGCCTGGTCGCGCGCCGCAGCCAGCCGGCCGCCGTCGCGTTGGGGCCGGGGGACGATGCCGCCGTGGTGTACGCCGCCGACGGCAGGACCGTGGTGTCGACCGACATGCTGGTCGCAGATCGGCATTTCCGGTTGGACTGGTCGACACCATTCGACGTGGGCCGCAAGGCGATTGCGCAGAATGCCGCCGACATCGAGGCGATGGGCGCACGCACCACCGCCTTCGTCGTCGCCTTCGGTGCGCCTGCGAATACGGCCGCAGCGCAGGCCACCGAATTGGCCGACGGCATGTGGCACGAAGCCGAAACCGTCGGTGCGGGAATCGTCGGCGGCGATCTGGTCAGCGCGCCACAATGGGTGATCTCGGTGACCGCGCTCGGCGACCTGGGCGGCCGTGATCCGGTGCGGCGCAACGGCGCACGGCCGGGTGACACCGTCGCCATGGTAGGGGAGCCGGGCCGATCCGCCGCCGGATATGCGTTGTGGTGCAAGGGCATCGGCGGTTTCGACGGACTGCGTCGCCGTCATCTCGTGCCTGAGCCCCCGTACGGTCAGGGCCTCGTCGCCGCCGACGCCGGCGCTACGGCGATGACCGATGTGTCCGACGGTCTGCTCGCCGACCTCGGCCACATCGCCGAGGCGTCCGGTGTCCGCATCGACCTGTCGGGTGCGGCGCTCACCGGCGACCGCGACGCCGTCGCCGACGCGGCGGCCACCCTCGGCGCCGACCCGTGGGACTGGGTGCTCGGCGGTGGTGAGGACCACTCGCTGGTCGCCACCTTCCCCGGTCGGCTGCCCGTCGGCTGGCGTGCGATCGGGCGGATCCTCGACGGGGCGCCGGAAGTGCTGTTCGACGGCGCGGTTTGGCAGGGCGATCCCGGCTGGCAGTCGTTCGACTAG
- the rpmB gene encoding 50S ribosomal protein L28, translated as MAAVCDICGKAPGFGKSVSHSHRRTSRRWDPNIQSVRAVTRPGGNKQRMNVCTSCIKAGKVGRG; from the coding sequence ATGGCTGCCGTGTGCGATATCTGCGGGAAGGCACCCGGCTTCGGTAAGTCGGTGTCGCACTCCCATCGCCGGACCAGCCGCCGGTGGGACCCCAACATCCAGAGCGTGCGCGCCGTGACCCGCCCCGGCGGCAACAAGCAGCGCATGAACGTCTGCACCTCGTGCATCAAGGCCGGCAAGGTCGGCCGCGGCTGA
- a CDS encoding uracil-DNA glycosylase, translating to MTARPLHELVDEGWARALQPVADQVAQMGEFLRGELAAGNGYLPAGQNVLRAFTFPLDRVRVLIVGQDPYPTPGHAVGLSFSVAPEVRPLPRSLENIFKEYGSDLGHPVPTTGDLTPWAERGVMLLNRVLTVRPGNPASHRGKGWEAVTECAIRALVARRQPLVAVLWGRDASTLKPMLDGGECVAIESPHPSPLSASRGFFGSRPFSRANGLLEKMGAEPIDWRLP from the coding sequence ATGACTGCACGGCCGTTGCACGAACTTGTCGACGAGGGTTGGGCACGTGCGCTGCAGCCGGTGGCCGATCAGGTCGCCCAGATGGGGGAGTTCCTGCGCGGGGAACTCGCCGCCGGCAACGGCTACCTGCCCGCCGGTCAGAACGTCTTGCGCGCCTTCACATTTCCATTGGATCGGGTACGTGTGCTCATTGTCGGTCAGGATCCCTATCCGACGCCGGGTCACGCCGTCGGTCTGAGCTTTTCGGTGGCGCCCGAGGTGCGCCCCTTGCCGCGGAGCCTGGAGAACATCTTCAAGGAGTACGGGTCCGATCTGGGGCATCCGGTGCCGACGACCGGTGACCTCACCCCGTGGGCCGAGCGCGGCGTGATGCTGCTCAACAGGGTGCTCACCGTGCGCCCCGGCAATCCGGCGTCGCATCGCGGCAAGGGTTGGGAAGCCGTCACCGAGTGCGCGATCCGGGCGCTGGTCGCCAGGCGGCAGCCGTTGGTCGCGGTGCTGTGGGGGCGCGACGCCTCGACGCTCAAACCCATGCTCGACGGCGGGGAGTGCGTGGCGATCGAGTCGCCGCACCCGTCGCCGCTGTCGGCGTCTCGCGGGTTCTTCGGATCACGGCCGTTCAGCCGGGCGAACGGGCTGCTCGAGAAGATGGGCGCCGAGCCGATCGACTGGCGTCTCCCGTAG
- the cofC gene encoding 2-phospho-L-lactate guanylyltransferase has protein sequence MSRSGGADIGLVIAVKRLAAAKTRLAPVFSSTDRVKVVLAMLVDTIAAAAAVQSLHTITVVTPDGAAADAAAELGARILTDPTPDGHRDPLNNAIAVAEADIRSETANIVVLQGDLPALRPVELAAAIDAARAYPRSFVSDRHGTGTSALLAFGVPLDPRFGADSARRHRNSGAVELTGEWPGLRCDIDTPADLSVAQGLGVGTATAQAIAGTG, from the coding sequence ATGAGCAGGTCAGGCGGAGCCGACATCGGCCTGGTGATCGCCGTCAAACGACTGGCCGCCGCCAAGACCAGGCTGGCGCCCGTCTTCTCGTCAACGGACCGCGTGAAGGTGGTGCTGGCGATGCTCGTCGACACCATCGCCGCCGCCGCCGCAGTACAGTCCCTGCACACGATCACCGTCGTCACCCCCGACGGCGCCGCCGCCGATGCCGCAGCCGAGCTCGGCGCCCGGATACTCACCGACCCGACTCCCGACGGCCACCGTGACCCGCTGAACAACGCGATCGCCGTCGCAGAGGCCGATATCCGGTCCGAAACCGCGAATATCGTTGTGCTGCAAGGTGATCTGCCCGCGCTTAGACCGGTTGAGCTCGCGGCGGCCATCGACGCCGCGCGGGCGTACCCACGCAGCTTCGTCAGTGACCGGCACGGCACGGGGACCTCGGCGCTGCTGGCGTTCGGGGTGCCGCTGGACCCTCGATTCGGCGCTGATTCCGCCAGGCGTCATCGCAACTCCGGAGCCGTCGAGTTGACCGGTGAGTGGCCCGGCCTGCGCTGTGACATCGACACGCCTGCGGATCTGTCGGTAGCTCAAGGGCTGGGCGTGGGGACGGCGACGGCACAGGCGATCGCGGGTACCGGATGA
- a CDS encoding HU family DNA-binding protein — protein sequence MNKAELIDVLTTKLKTDRRTATDAVENVVDTIVRAVHKGDSVTITGFGVFEQRRRAARVARNPRTGETVRVKPTSVPAFRPGAQFKAVVSGAQRLPAEGPAVKRGATAGGTARKAAKKSPAKKSAAKKSPAKKAAAKKSPAKKSAAKKSAAKKAPAKKAAAKKTAAKKAPAKKAAAKKAPAKKAATKRTAAKKTAKKAPARKSPAKRGRK from the coding sequence ATGAACAAAGCAGAGCTGATCGACGTACTCACGACGAAGCTCAAGACGGATCGTCGGACGGCTACCGACGCGGTGGAGAACGTCGTCGACACCATCGTGCGCGCGGTCCACAAGGGTGACAGCGTCACCATCACCGGCTTCGGCGTTTTCGAACAGCGCCGCCGCGCCGCCCGCGTCGCGCGTAACCCGCGCACCGGCGAGACCGTACGAGTCAAGCCCACCTCTGTGCCGGCCTTCCGGCCCGGCGCACAATTCAAAGCGGTTGTCTCAGGCGCACAGCGCCTCCCGGCGGAAGGACCAGCAGTGAAACGAGGCGCGACCGCGGGCGGCACCGCCCGCAAGGCTGCGAAGAAGTCCCCGGCCAAGAAGAGCGCGGCCAAGAAGTCCCCGGCCAAGAAGGCCGCGGCCAAGAAGTCCCCGGCCAAGAAGTCAGCCGCCAAGAAGAGCGCGGCGAAGAAGGCCCCGGCCAAGAAGGCCGCCGCCAAGAAGACGGCGGCGAAGAAGGCCCCGGCCAAGAAGGCCGCCGCGAAGAAGGCCCCGGCCAAGAAGGCCGCGACCAAGCGCACGGCGGCGAAGAAGACCGCCAAGAAGGCGCCGGCGCGCAAGTCGCCCGCCAAGCGCGGCCGCAAGTAG
- a CDS encoding Lrp/AsnC family transcriptional regulator → MVEAFMLIQTEVGRAEVIAAQLAALPGVLSADYVTGPYDVVVRIGADSIEDLTAAVVPTVQQVTGITRTLTCPIANGAHP, encoded by the coding sequence GTGGTCGAGGCTTTCATGCTGATCCAGACGGAAGTGGGCCGGGCCGAGGTCATCGCCGCACAACTCGCCGCACTGCCGGGGGTGCTGTCGGCGGATTACGTGACGGGACCCTACGACGTGGTGGTTCGCATCGGCGCTGACTCGATCGAGGATCTGACCGCCGCGGTCGTCCCGACCGTGCAACAGGTGACCGGCATCACCCGTACGCTGACCTGCCCGATCGCCAACGGAGCGCATCCCTAG
- a CDS encoding RNA degradosome polyphosphate kinase produces MTEAETQIRDSDTESAAVTVRPVAPESGDSAPEAPPAATAPEVENALPDDRYLNRELSWLDFNARVLALAADPSLPLLERAKFLAIFASNLDEFYMVRVAGLKRRDEMGLSVRSADGLSPREQLRRINERTQQIAHRHAHEFLDSVRPALADEGIVIVTWAELDDIERTRLSTYFHEQVFPVLTPLAVDPAHPFPFVSGLSLNLAITVKHPDDGGQHFARIKVPDNVERFVELAARDGDSNTVRFLPMEELIAAFLPVLFPGLEIVEHHAFRITRNADFEVEEDRDEDLLQALERELARRRFGSPVRLEVSDDMTDSMLELLLRELDVAPGDVIEVPGLLDLSSLWQIYALDRPALKDRPFVPATPQAFGERETPKSIFSTLRDGDVLVHHPYDSFSTTVQRFIEQAAADPNVLAIKQTLYRTSGDSPIVNALIDAAAAGKQVVALVEIKARFDEQANIQWARALERAGVHVVYGLIGLKTHCKTCLVVRREGSLIRRYCHIGTGNYNPKTARLYEDIGLLTAAPDIGADLTDLFNSLTGYSRKDSYRNLLVAPHGVRRGIIERIEREIAATHDGAEGRIRLKANALVDEQVIDALYRASQAGVRVEVVVRGICALRPQAPGFSDNVVVRSILGRFLEHSRIIHFRAIDEFWIGSADMMHRNLDRRVEVMAEVKDSRLKSQLHEMFESAMDPATRCWELGVDGKWIASPQEGHTVCDHQVSMMDRHRQP; encoded by the coding sequence ATGACGGAAGCCGAAACGCAGATTCGTGACAGCGACACCGAGTCGGCGGCGGTGACCGTCCGGCCGGTCGCGCCGGAGTCGGGTGATTCGGCGCCGGAGGCGCCGCCGGCGGCCACCGCACCGGAGGTCGAGAATGCGCTGCCCGATGACCGCTACCTCAACCGAGAGCTGAGTTGGCTCGACTTCAACGCACGCGTGCTCGCGCTGGCCGCCGATCCGTCACTGCCCCTGCTGGAGCGGGCGAAGTTCCTCGCGATCTTCGCCTCGAACCTCGACGAGTTCTACATGGTGCGGGTCGCGGGTTTGAAGCGGCGCGACGAGATGGGGTTGTCGGTGCGTTCCGCCGACGGGCTCTCGCCGCGTGAACAGCTGCGCCGTATCAACGAGCGCACCCAGCAGATCGCCCACCGGCACGCCCACGAGTTCCTGGACTCGGTGCGCCCGGCGCTGGCCGATGAGGGCATCGTGATCGTCACGTGGGCCGAGCTCGACGACATCGAACGCACCCGGCTGTCGACGTACTTTCACGAGCAGGTGTTCCCGGTGCTGACGCCGCTGGCCGTCGATCCGGCACACCCGTTCCCGTTCGTCAGTGGTCTGAGCTTGAACCTGGCCATCACCGTCAAACATCCCGACGACGGCGGCCAGCATTTCGCGCGGATCAAGGTGCCCGACAACGTCGAGCGGTTCGTCGAACTCGCTGCCCGCGACGGCGACTCGAACACCGTGCGGTTCCTGCCGATGGAGGAACTGATCGCCGCCTTCCTGCCGGTGCTGTTCCCCGGTCTCGAGATCGTCGAGCATCATGCGTTCCGAATCACGCGCAACGCCGACTTCGAGGTCGAGGAAGACCGAGACGAGGATCTGCTGCAGGCGCTGGAGCGGGAACTGGCCCGGCGCCGATTCGGTTCGCCGGTGCGCCTCGAGGTCTCCGACGACATGACCGACAGCATGCTGGAGTTGCTGCTGCGCGAACTCGACGTCGCCCCCGGCGACGTCATCGAAGTGCCGGGCCTGCTGGATCTATCGTCGTTGTGGCAGATCTACGCCCTGGACCGCCCGGCGCTCAAGGACCGTCCGTTCGTGCCCGCGACACCGCAGGCGTTTGGGGAACGGGAGACGCCGAAGAGCATCTTCTCCACCCTGCGAGACGGGGACGTGCTGGTCCACCACCCCTACGACTCGTTCTCCACGACGGTCCAGCGCTTCATCGAGCAGGCGGCCGCCGACCCCAACGTCTTGGCGATAAAGCAGACGCTGTACCGCACGTCGGGCGACTCGCCGATCGTCAATGCCCTCATCGACGCCGCGGCCGCGGGCAAGCAGGTGGTGGCGCTGGTCGAGATCAAGGCGCGCTTCGACGAACAGGCCAACATCCAATGGGCGCGGGCACTGGAGCGGGCGGGCGTCCACGTGGTGTACGGACTCATCGGCCTCAAGACCCACTGCAAGACGTGCCTGGTGGTGCGCCGCGAAGGCTCGCTCATCCGGCGGTACTGCCACATCGGAACGGGCAACTACAACCCGAAGACCGCACGGTTGTACGAAGACATCGGCCTACTGACGGCCGCTCCGGACATCGGCGCGGACCTGACGGATCTGTTCAACTCGCTGACGGGCTATTCGCGCAAGGATTCCTATCGCAACCTGTTGGTCGCCCCGCACGGTGTGCGCAGAGGCATCATCGAGCGCATCGAGCGCGAGATCGCGGCCACCCACGACGGTGCCGAGGGCCGGATCCGATTGAAGGCCAACGCCTTGGTCGACGAACAGGTCATCGATGCGCTGTACCGCGCGTCGCAGGCCGGGGTACGAGTGGAGGTGGTGGTGCGCGGGATCTGCGCCCTGCGACCCCAGGCCCCCGGCTTCTCCGACAACGTCGTGGTGCGCTCGATCCTGGGCCGGTTCCTGGAGCACTCGCGCATTATTCACTTCCGCGCCATCGACGAGTTCTGGATCGGCAGCGCCGACATGATGCATCGTAATCTCGACCGACGGGTCGAAGTCATGGCCGAAGTGAAGGATTCGAGGCTGAAGTCGCAACTGCATGAAATGTTCGAGTCCGCGATGGATCCCGCCACCCGATGCTGGGAGTTGGGTGTGGACGGCAAGTGGATCGCCTCCCCGCAGGAAGGCCACACGGTGTGCGATCACCAGGTTTCGATGATGGATCGACACCGGCAACCGTGA
- a CDS encoding NAD(P)H-dependent glycerol-3-phosphate dehydrogenase, which yields MGAGAWGTALAKVLADAGNEVTLWTRRPELADEINDTRRNSGYLGDIELPESIHATSDAGKALAGACTVLLAVPAQTLRTNLQQWSPYFGDDVTLVSLAKGIELDTLMRMSQVIVQVTGVDPARVAVVTGPNLASEIVKEQPAATVVACSDSGRAVALQRALSTGYFRPYTNADVIGAEVGGACKNVIALASGMAAGVGLGENTAAAIITRGLAEVMRLGIALGAKPATLAGLAGVGDLIATCTSPHSRNRAFGERLGKGGTMESAMQAAGGHVAEGVESCEAVLALADSYDVEMPLTDAVVRVCHKGLSVDEAVALLLGRTTKPE from the coding sequence ATGGGAGCCGGTGCATGGGGTACGGCGCTGGCCAAGGTCCTTGCCGATGCGGGCAACGAGGTGACCCTGTGGACTCGCCGCCCCGAACTGGCCGACGAGATCAACGACACCCGCCGCAACTCCGGGTACCTCGGCGACATCGAACTGCCCGAGTCCATTCACGCCACCAGCGATGCCGGCAAGGCGCTGGCCGGTGCGTGCACCGTGCTGTTGGCTGTGCCGGCGCAGACGCTGCGCACCAACCTGCAACAGTGGTCACCGTATTTCGGCGACGACGTGACGCTCGTGAGCCTGGCCAAGGGCATCGAGCTCGACACCCTGATGCGGATGAGTCAGGTGATCGTCCAGGTCACCGGTGTTGATCCGGCGCGCGTTGCGGTGGTGACAGGTCCGAACCTGGCCAGTGAGATCGTGAAGGAACAACCGGCGGCGACGGTGGTGGCCTGCAGCGACTCGGGCCGGGCCGTGGCACTGCAGCGCGCATTGTCGACGGGCTACTTCCGGCCGTACACCAACGCCGATGTGATCGGAGCCGAGGTCGGTGGCGCATGCAAGAACGTCATCGCTCTGGCGTCGGGGATGGCGGCGGGCGTCGGCCTGGGTGAGAACACCGCCGCCGCCATCATCACCAGGGGACTGGCCGAGGTCATGCGGCTGGGAATCGCGCTGGGTGCCAAGCCCGCCACGCTCGCCGGGCTGGCAGGAGTCGGTGACCTGATCGCGACGTGCACCTCGCCGCATTCGCGCAACCGCGCGTTCGGCGAACGGCTCGGCAAGGGCGGCACCATGGAATCGGCGATGCAGGCGGCGGGCGGACACGTGGCCGAGGGTGTGGAGTCGTGTGAGGCGGTGCTGGCACTGGCCGACAGTTACGACGTGGAGATGCCGCTCACCGACGCTGTGGTACGGGTGTGCCACAAGGGGCTCTCGGTCGACGAGGCGGTCGCGCTGTTGCTCGGGCGCACCACCAAGCCGGAGTGA
- a CDS encoding DUF3515 domain-containing protein gives MQTDSGDSPPRAVLIAAVVVAVGALVGVLAFAVLRQPGPSAVPLTAVPAPQAESAECDALVAALPEDVGDATRVPILDPAPPGTAAWRADDGGEPIVLRCGLDRPAEFVVGAALQSVDRVQWFRIAEPGGSRSTWYAVDRPVYVALTLPPNSGPTPIQKVSAAIEEVLPGEPIDPAPVG, from the coding sequence GTGCAGACCGACTCCGGCGACAGCCCGCCGCGGGCGGTGCTCATCGCCGCGGTCGTGGTGGCGGTCGGCGCGCTCGTCGGGGTCCTGGCGTTCGCGGTGCTGCGCCAACCGGGTCCGTCGGCGGTGCCACTCACCGCGGTGCCGGCCCCGCAAGCCGAGAGTGCCGAGTGCGACGCCCTGGTCGCCGCCCTGCCCGAGGATGTCGGTGATGCGACACGTGTGCCGATCCTCGACCCCGCCCCACCGGGTACGGCGGCGTGGCGGGCCGACGACGGCGGCGAACCCATCGTGCTGCGCTGCGGGCTGGACCGGCCTGCCGAGTTCGTCGTGGGGGCTGCACTGCAATCGGTGGACCGTGTGCAGTGGTTCCGGATCGCCGAACCCGGTGGCTCCCGCAGCACCTGGTACGCGGTCGATCGCCCGGTATACGTTGCGCTGACCCTGCCGCCGAACTCCGGACCCACTCCTATCCAGAAGGTTTCCGCCGCGATCGAGGAGGTCTTGCCCGGCGAGCCGATCGACCCGGCGCCGGTCGGATGA
- a CDS encoding D-alanine--D-alanine ligase family protein: MTVRHGPGPDRVRVAVVYGGRSSEHAISCVSAGSILRNLDPQRFDVVAVGITPDGSWMLTNAQPETLAITDGRLPEVTSASGTELALAADPTRRGQLLSLDRGAGDLLASVDVVFPVLHGPYGEDGTIQGLLELAGVPYVGAGVLASAAGMDKEFTKKLLAAAGLPIGAHAVLRPRQDTLDPAARERLGLPVFVKPARGGSSIGVSRVTAWDQLPMAIEQARRHDPKVIVEAAVPGRELECGVLEFPDGRIEASTVGEIRVAGIRGREDGFYDFATKYLEDAAELDVPAKVDDDIADAVRSLAIRAFTAIDCQGLARVDFFLTDDGPVINEINTMPGFTTISMYPRMWAASGLDYPTLLATMVETALQRGTGLR, from the coding sequence GTGACCGTCCGCCATGGCCCAGGCCCGGATCGCGTCCGGGTCGCCGTCGTATACGGCGGACGCAGCTCCGAACACGCGATCTCCTGTGTTTCGGCAGGCAGCATTCTGCGCAACCTCGATCCGCAGCGGTTCGATGTCGTCGCGGTGGGCATCACACCCGACGGGTCCTGGATGCTGACCAACGCACAGCCCGAAACGCTGGCGATCACCGACGGCCGGTTGCCGGAGGTGACCTCGGCTTCGGGCACCGAACTCGCCCTGGCCGCCGACCCGACCCGCCGCGGCCAGCTCCTGTCGCTCGACCGGGGCGCCGGTGATCTGCTCGCGTCGGTGGACGTGGTTTTTCCCGTGCTGCACGGACCGTACGGCGAGGACGGCACCATCCAGGGCCTGCTTGAACTGGCCGGCGTGCCCTACGTCGGGGCCGGGGTGCTGGCCAGCGCTGCCGGCATGGACAAGGAGTTCACCAAGAAGCTGCTCGCCGCCGCCGGGTTGCCGATCGGTGCGCATGCGGTGTTGCGGCCGCGCCAGGACACCCTGGATCCTGCGGCCCGCGAGCGCCTGGGACTACCGGTGTTCGTCAAACCCGCGCGGGGCGGCTCCTCGATCGGGGTCAGCAGGGTCACCGCGTGGGACCAGCTGCCGATGGCCATCGAGCAGGCGCGCAGGCACGACCCGAAGGTGATCGTCGAGGCCGCAGTCCCGGGCCGGGAACTCGAGTGCGGTGTCCTGGAGTTTCCCGACGGCAGGATCGAAGCCAGCACGGTCGGCGAGATCCGCGTGGCCGGGATCCGCGGCCGCGAAGACGGGTTCTATGACTTCGCGACGAAGTATCTCGAGGACGCCGCCGAACTCGATGTGCCCGCCAAGGTGGACGACGACATCGCCGATGCAGTGCGGAGCCTGGCGATCCGCGCCTTCACCGCCATCGACTGCCAGGGCCTGGCCCGCGTCGACTTCTTCCTCACCGACGACGGTCCGGTGATCAACGAGATCAACACCATGCCCGGCTTCACCACGATCTCGATGTACCCACGGATGTGGGCGGCCAGCGGCCTGGACTACCCGACCCTGCTGGCCACGATGGTCGAGACCGCCCTGCAGCGAGGCACCGGCCTGCGGTAG